In one window of Tellurirhabdus rosea DNA:
- a CDS encoding M20/M25/M40 family metallo-hydrolase, translating to MKTLRKHVTFAALLLAVFPAFSQQKKAQPAKTAALPEQSISVGEVETHLRFLAADELQGRRTGEPGNMVAARYIAEQYRTLGLKPAAGQTDFYQKIPFLLTKSVASGMLLAGKDTLRQGNQMMVMAGPATNLTAETVYVGYGLTEGADGYNGRDVRGKLVVAQVGGPDVKGNSGLLAASTQKRKLAAEKGAAGLLELYVGGTYPWNLVTRFLAGEQLSVMNSPEMPVALPHLWADNGKNQLAAFKDGSQRVTFQTSGRAQQVIYSVNVGGVVEGTDPALKNEYVVLSAHFDHVGMGKKGGQPYTEADSIFNGARDNAMGVAALLSAARTLKANPPKRSVLVLALNGEELGMLGSKYYAEHPLIPLNQTVFNLNIDGAGYNDTSLISVVGLDRTGAKTEIETAAKAFGLKVFGDPAPEQNLFDRSDNVSFAAKGVPAPTFSPGFTKFDEALGKYYHQAADNPETIDFNYLQKFSQAYAYTARLIANRPTRPQWVAGDKYEAAAKALYSVKN from the coding sequence ATGAAAACACTTCGTAAGCACGTAACCTTTGCCGCTCTGCTGCTGGCGGTATTTCCGGCTTTTTCGCAGCAAAAAAAGGCCCAGCCGGCCAAAACAGCGGCACTGCCCGAACAATCCATCAGCGTGGGCGAGGTCGAGACACACCTCCGCTTTCTGGCCGCCGATGAGTTGCAGGGCCGCCGCACGGGCGAGCCGGGCAACATGGTCGCCGCCCGCTACATTGCCGAGCAATACCGCACGCTGGGCCTGAAACCCGCGGCCGGACAAACCGATTTTTACCAGAAAATACCGTTCCTGCTGACCAAATCCGTCGCGTCGGGGATGCTCCTTGCCGGAAAAGACACCCTGCGGCAGGGCAACCAGATGATGGTCATGGCGGGTCCGGCCACGAACCTGACCGCCGAAACGGTCTACGTCGGCTACGGCCTCACCGAAGGAGCCGACGGCTACAACGGTCGCGATGTCCGGGGCAAACTGGTGGTTGCGCAGGTGGGAGGCCCGGATGTGAAGGGGAACAGCGGATTGCTGGCCGCTTCGACCCAGAAACGGAAACTGGCCGCCGAAAAAGGCGCCGCCGGGCTGCTGGAACTGTACGTGGGTGGTACTTACCCGTGGAACCTGGTGACCCGCTTTCTGGCCGGAGAACAACTGTCCGTCATGAACAGCCCGGAAATGCCGGTTGCCCTGCCGCATCTGTGGGCGGATAACGGCAAAAATCAACTGGCCGCGTTCAAGGACGGCAGCCAACGGGTGACGTTCCAGACCTCCGGCCGGGCGCAGCAGGTCATTTATTCGGTCAACGTGGGCGGTGTCGTTGAAGGAACGGACCCGGCTTTGAAGAACGAATACGTCGTGCTGTCGGCACACTTCGACCATGTCGGCATGGGGAAAAAAGGCGGACAGCCGTATACCGAGGCCGACAGCATTTTCAACGGAGCCCGCGACAACGCGATGGGCGTAGCCGCCCTGCTTTCCGCCGCCCGGACCCTGAAGGCGAATCCGCCCAAACGGTCGGTTCTGGTGCTGGCCCTGAACGGCGAGGAACTGGGCATGCTGGGCAGTAAGTATTACGCCGAACATCCGCTCATTCCGCTGAACCAGACGGTTTTCAACCTGAACATCGACGGGGCGGGTTACAACGACACCTCCCTGATTTCGGTGGTCGGACTCGACCGGACGGGCGCGAAGACGGAGATCGAAACGGCCGCCAAAGCTTTCGGCCTGAAAGTGTTCGGCGATCCCGCCCCGGAGCAGAACCTGTTCGACCGCTCCGACAACGTCAGCTTCGCCGCCAAAGGTGTTCCGGCCCCGACCTTCTCACCGGGATTCACCAAATTCGACGAGGCGCTGGGCAAGTATTATCACCAGGCCGCCGACAACCCGGAAACGATTGATTTCAACTACCTCCAGAAATTCAGCCAGGCCTACGCCTACACCGCCCGCCTGATTGCCAACCGCCCGACCCGCCCGCAATGGGTCGCCGGCGACAAATACGAAGCCGCCGCAAAAGCCCTTTATTCAGTTAAGAATTAA
- a CDS encoding thioredoxin family protein has product MQKPLTLLLALFLTALTTASTPAQTEKPPKGGKINWLTIEQAYALYQKTPKKFVIDVYTDWCGWCKVMDRNTFRNAAVVDYVNRNYYAVKLNAEQREDIRLGKDTFRFVDQGNGRGYHQLAASLMNNQLSYPTTVFLDEKMGMIQPVAGYLEPTAFHQIITFIGGNHHKAEPFEQFKAGTYVKSYAKK; this is encoded by the coding sequence ATGCAGAAACCGCTGACGCTCCTTCTGGCCCTATTCCTGACCGCCCTGACCACGGCCAGCACCCCGGCCCAGACCGAAAAGCCGCCCAAAGGGGGCAAAATCAACTGGCTGACCATCGAACAGGCGTACGCGCTTTATCAGAAAACGCCCAAAAAATTTGTTATCGACGTGTATACCGACTGGTGCGGCTGGTGCAAAGTCATGGACCGCAATACGTTCCGGAATGCGGCCGTGGTGGACTACGTCAACCGGAATTACTACGCGGTGAAGCTGAACGCCGAGCAGCGGGAAGACATCAGGCTGGGCAAGGATACGTTCCGGTTTGTGGACCAGGGCAACGGCCGCGGCTACCACCAGCTGGCGGCAAGCCTGATGAACAACCAGCTTTCTTACCCCACGACCGTTTTTCTCGACGAAAAAATGGGCATGATTCAGCCCGTCGCCGGGTATCTGGAGCCTACGGCCTTCCACCAGATCATCACCTTCATTGGCGGCAACCACCACAAGGCCGAACCGTTTGAGCAGTTCAAGGCGGGGACGTACGTGAAGAGTTACGCGAAGAAATAA